The following coding sequences are from one bacterium SCSIO 12741 window:
- a CDS encoding T9SS type A sorting domain-containing protein produces MKPQSILILLSSFFATLLQAQKADTSYFMNLNPTSGNLDTIEMTITELDNHCQVLSKTELSHRLNGQVVKDWVYDSKIVFTYDQNDSLIGTFHYDYLDKMDANSTNPTWEFILDRDNQGRIIRRSTFSLQGSRKEISKIEYQFTGKHLTQKSYFNGSGSLLRKTEDVSFTFQQDQKIERNRIVYDSTGMKVWETRQEYKWAGQLLDSVLYYSPNSQTQKLELKAMNLYDYLPDSSQIFEYAVNVDAHFSIVDTSSITEMRYHNGSLLYERISSKNQGGWKIDETQNHYSQQRLDSSVSQIDENFGGVTQKRLIRNHYTYDFDQLVKTERIGFLNGQLSSHSQTEFSVCMIVQSTTDASKATSGIRVYPNPFENDLNVSVQSATSFKLLDFTGKEVLSGHLGPENTHLSIDDIPSGVYFLQLMELGEAIRLIRQ; encoded by the coding sequence ATGAAACCACAATCCATTCTAATTCTCCTCTCCTCCTTTTTTGCCACCCTACTACAAGCTCAAAAAGCAGATACCAGCTACTTCATGAATCTAAACCCAACATCGGGGAATTTGGACACCATTGAAATGACCATTACTGAATTGGACAACCATTGCCAGGTACTCTCCAAAACCGAGTTAAGTCATCGATTGAATGGTCAGGTGGTTAAAGATTGGGTTTATGATTCCAAAATCGTTTTCACCTATGACCAAAATGATTCTCTGATTGGCACCTTCCATTATGACTACTTAGATAAAATGGATGCCAACAGCACAAATCCCACCTGGGAGTTTATTCTCGATAGGGACAATCAGGGGCGAATAATAAGGCGGAGCACTTTTTCCTTACAAGGTAGCCGCAAAGAAATCAGTAAAATCGAATACCAATTTACCGGCAAGCATCTTACCCAAAAAAGCTATTTCAACGGATCAGGATCCCTTCTAAGAAAGACTGAAGATGTCAGTTTCACATTTCAACAGGATCAAAAAATAGAGCGCAACCGGATTGTTTATGATTCAACTGGTATGAAGGTTTGGGAAACTCGCCAAGAATATAAATGGGCTGGCCAGTTGCTGGACAGCGTACTTTATTACAGCCCAAATAGCCAGACTCAAAAACTGGAACTAAAGGCCATGAACCTTTATGATTACCTTCCTGATAGTTCTCAGATTTTCGAATATGCTGTGAATGTGGATGCCCATTTTTCGATCGTTGACACCTCTTCAATTACGGAAATGAGGTATCACAATGGCTCCTTGCTTTATGAGCGGATTTCCAGTAAAAATCAGGGTGGTTGGAAAATTGACGAAACCCAAAATCACTATTCTCAGCAAAGGCTGGATTCAAGTGTTTCTCAGATCGATGAAAACTTCGGCGGCGTCACCCAAAAAAGATTGATCCGTAACCATTATACCTACGATTTCGACCAACTGGTTAAAACTGAGCGAATCGGATTTCTTAATGGTCAACTTAGTTCCCATAGTCAGACCGAATTTTCAGTTTGCATGATCGTTCAATCTACTACCGATGCTTCCAAGGCAACCAGCGGAATCCGTGTATACCCCAATCCATTTGAAAATGATTTAAATGTGTCCGTTCAATCAGCCACTTCGTTTAAACTATTGGATTTCACCGGTAAAGAAGTTTTAAGTGGTCATTTAGGGCCAGAGAACACGCACCTTTCTATTGACGACATTCCTTCTGGCGTATACTTTCTTCAGCTCATGGAACTCGGTGAAGCGATCAGGCTGATACGCCAATAG
- a CDS encoding glycosyltransferase family 39 protein has translation MGKLFGYGEVSMHLFQALFTFLDIFLFYLLAQLFAANRALLLTALFTLSPAFLVNQNLMLDIPLLSLQLAMMYVLLKPGEFNWKRYALAATFFGLSMLIKYSSLPMIGLIGLSILVQRRFILLWTLFIPAAILGLYSAFNWWDFGGIHLNNPVYEPTTMEWVVREFQAFLIILGAISPFVLVFVSGFFSGKKVLKLAFWIVALALMVGLPIVAWIYGIGVDGELWMRRLFTFMGLIMVGLAMWPFVRFRSGLLPESFHQRVILFAWAWCMIIFMVPLAPFMATRHVLLILPPLLLLAAPFLNKTTKTERNLTLTLTLILGLLLSISDWHYANFYRQTAPEVSQKIPQNSTTWTVGHWGWQWYATQEGMQFYETNLSEVKPGEYFVIPKDVAGQYVPDSLRNQLEWQFDVSRKPTWATFYATHGFARFYNSYFWKAPWTFSKEELDRIEVYRVKEKVES, from the coding sequence ATGGGGAAATTGTTCGGCTATGGTGAGGTTTCTATGCATCTCTTTCAGGCGCTATTTACCTTTTTGGATATTTTCCTGTTTTACCTGTTGGCTCAGCTGTTTGCTGCGAATAGGGCTTTGCTTTTAACGGCTCTGTTCACCCTCTCGCCGGCCTTTCTGGTCAACCAAAATCTAATGCTCGATATTCCCTTGCTCAGCCTACAGTTGGCTATGATGTATGTCCTGCTCAAACCGGGTGAGTTCAATTGGAAGCGCTACGCTTTGGCGGCTACTTTCTTTGGATTGAGCATGCTCATCAAGTACTCCTCCTTGCCCATGATTGGGCTAATTGGTTTATCCATATTGGTACAGCGACGCTTTATCTTGCTTTGGACCTTATTCATCCCGGCAGCTATTCTCGGATTGTATTCAGCCTTTAATTGGTGGGATTTTGGTGGAATTCATTTGAATAATCCTGTCTATGAGCCAACTACGATGGAGTGGGTGGTTCGCGAATTTCAAGCCTTTTTGATCATTCTGGGAGCTATTTCACCCTTCGTTTTGGTCTTTGTTTCCGGATTCTTTTCCGGGAAAAAAGTGCTAAAACTTGCATTCTGGATAGTGGCCCTGGCCCTAATGGTTGGTCTTCCTATCGTCGCCTGGATTTACGGAATTGGAGTCGATGGAGAATTGTGGATGAGGCGCTTGTTCACCTTTATGGGACTGATTATGGTGGGTTTAGCCATGTGGCCCTTTGTGAGATTTCGCTCTGGCCTTCTGCCCGAAAGCTTCCACCAAAGAGTCATTCTATTTGCTTGGGCGTGGTGTATGATTATTTTCATGGTGCCCTTGGCACCCTTTATGGCTACCAGACACGTTTTGTTGATCTTGCCGCCTCTGTTGCTCTTAGCAGCTCCCTTTCTAAACAAAACCACAAAAACAGAGCGAAACCTTACTCTCACTCTCACGCTCATTCTTGGCCTACTGCTTTCCATTTCAGATTGGCACTACGCCAATTTTTACCGGCAAACCGCTCCAGAAGTCAGTCAAAAAATTCCCCAAAATTCCACTACTTGGACTGTAGGACATTGGGGCTGGCAATGGTATGCGACTCAAGAGGGGATGCAGTTCTATGAAACCAACCTAAGTGAGGTAAAGCCCGGTGAATACTTTGTCATTCCCAAAGATGTGGCTGGTCAATATGTACCCGATTCTTTACGAAACCAACTTGAATGGCAGTTTGATGTAAGTCGTAAACCCACTTGGGCTACCTTCTACGCGACTCACGGTTTTGCCCGATTCTACAATTCTTACTTCTGGAAAGCTCCATGGACCTTTTCTAAGGAAGAGCTGGATCGGATCGAGGTGTATAGAGTCAAAGAAAAAGTAGAATCCTGA
- a CDS encoding zinc-dependent peptidase has translation MTAEIHFILFIILVQGAVFLIKFSRDSQGKNKRSAWYDDLADALYFTITGEGEVIKRRKAMSNLDRGVMEVVLKRYNTFYQNLSPRNQIKFQRRMMYHYSEKRYFAKEGLKLTREMKVVISAAAAQLTFGLEDYELPRFHTYVLYPDIFQLLKGKPYLKGGTISGGLVYFSWKHVKHGFRVKDDGVNLAIHELAHALKIQGHFSMPSDYDWVDDLNVWLANSAEWIQQASKEDQEFFRKNMLKDAHERFATAVEVFFEQPVEFEERFPRVYRGLVELLRQDPAKGQNTQVRV, from the coding sequence ATGACCGCGGAGATTCATTTTATCCTTTTTATCATACTTGTTCAAGGGGCTGTCTTTCTGATTAAGTTTTCGAGAGATTCTCAAGGAAAAAACAAACGTAGCGCCTGGTACGATGATTTGGCTGATGCTTTGTATTTCACCATAACCGGAGAAGGTGAAGTGATCAAGCGAAGAAAGGCCATGAGTAATTTGGACCGAGGTGTGATGGAAGTGGTTTTGAAGCGATACAACACGTTTTATCAAAACCTGTCTCCCCGCAATCAAATTAAGTTTCAGCGCCGAATGATGTATCACTACAGCGAAAAGCGCTATTTCGCCAAAGAAGGGCTTAAACTTACCCGGGAAATGAAAGTGGTTATTTCAGCGGCCGCCGCTCAATTGACTTTTGGTTTGGAGGATTATGAGTTACCTCGGTTTCATACCTATGTGCTCTATCCCGATATTTTTCAGCTGCTTAAGGGCAAGCCCTATCTCAAGGGAGGTACCATTTCTGGTGGACTGGTCTATTTTTCATGGAAACACGTTAAGCATGGTTTTCGAGTCAAAGATGATGGAGTAAATCTGGCCATTCACGAGTTGGCCCATGCCCTTAAAATTCAGGGGCACTTCAGTATGCCCAGCGATTACGATTGGGTCGATGATCTCAACGTATGGCTCGCCAACTCTGCTGAATGGATACAGCAAGCCTCCAAAGAAGACCAGGAGTTTTTTCGAAAAAACATGCTCAAGGATGCCCATGAGCGGTTTGCCACAGCGGTAGAGGTATTCTTTGAGCAACCCGTTGAATTTGAGGAACGCTTTCCGAGGGTTTATCGAGGATTGGTGGAGTTGCTAAGGCAGGATCCAGCGAAGGGACAGAATACTCAGGTACGCGTTTAA
- a CDS encoding phosphatase PAP2 family protein, with amino-acid sequence MMLIKTLKSHSGFIYPYLAYLVVGGIFLLNVNRAESHEILNQFFWAPLHPFFAYITHLGDGLTLAIVAAILLMLNFRATIFMALSGMLAGGITQFLKHQFFDDVVRPVFYFNHFHPGEFMPQVVPGVQTLIHNSFPSGHSTASFAMFCTLAMITRRPSFRVIFFFAALIIAYSRVYLSQHFFVDTYVGSFIGISGTLIIYHLLQWLENRYSIQWWYKSLINR; translated from the coding sequence ATGATGCTGATCAAAACGCTCAAATCCCACTCTGGATTCATTTATCCCTACCTGGCCTACTTAGTGGTTGGCGGGATCTTTTTGCTCAATGTAAACCGGGCAGAATCCCATGAGATTCTAAACCAGTTTTTTTGGGCTCCACTCCACCCATTTTTCGCCTACATCACCCATTTGGGAGATGGGTTAACCTTGGCCATTGTAGCAGCTATCCTACTGATGCTAAACTTTCGAGCCACCATTTTCATGGCCTTGTCAGGGATGCTGGCTGGAGGAATTACCCAGTTTTTAAAACACCAGTTTTTCGACGACGTCGTTCGCCCCGTATTCTACTTTAACCATTTCCACCCAGGTGAATTTATGCCGCAAGTGGTTCCCGGAGTGCAGACCTTAATTCACAACAGTTTTCCATCGGGCCATTCTACGGCATCGTTTGCTATGTTTTGCACCTTAGCCATGATTACCCGACGTCCTTCTTTTCGAGTAATCTTCTTTTTTGCCGCTCTGATCATTGCCTATTCTCGAGTATATTTATCACAACACTTTTTTGTGGATACCTATGTGGGTTCATTCATTGGGATATCAGGTACTTTGATCATTTATCACCTGCTCCAATGGTTGGAAAACCGTTACTCCATTCAATGGTGGTACAAATCCCTAATTAACCGGTGA